TCGACGGGGCCGTTCTGGAGGTCACCGATGACGGCATCGGCATCGCCGCCGTCAAGCGCGCGCAGGCGATGGAGCCGTTCAACCGGATGTCGCCGCATTCGATCGGCGCCGGCCTCGGCCTCACCATCGTGCGCGACATCATGGCAGCCCATGGCGGAACCATCGCCATTCTCGGCAACGAAGCCGGCGGCACCACGGTGCGCCTGATCTTTTCCGCTGACGGCGCGAACGGCGCGTGAGGGCGGTCAGGGAGCGGGCGCGCAGGTCTTCAGCATGTAGCCGATGCCGCGCAGCGAGGTGATCTCGACCTGGGCGCCGGCATCCCTGAGCTTGCGGCGCAATCGCGAGATCTGTGCTTCCAGCGTATTGGATTCGATCAGGTCGTCGAAGCCATAGACCGCCTCGATCAGCACGTCGCGGGTGACGACGCGGCCGACGCGCTGCACCAGCGCTTCCAGGATCAGCGTCTCGCGCCGGCGCAGGTCGAGCGGCTCCGTCCCGACGCAGGCGTTTCGCCCCTCCAGATCGATCGAGAGATTGCCGGCCGCGATGACCAGCGAGCGCTTCGGCTGGCGCCGGCGCGCGATGACGCGCAGGCGAGCCAGCAATTCGCCCGGCTCGAACGGCTTCACCAGATAGTCGTCGGCGCCGCCATTGAGGCCTTCGATGACATCCGTCTTGGCGTCGCGCGCCGTCAGGATCAGGAAGGCCGGCCGCGTCTCTTCCGCGCTGAGGGCCTTGACGATCGACAGGCCGTCGCCGTCCGGCAACCGCCGGTCGACGATGGCGATGTCGAAGGGTGCCGTCCGCAACGCCGACAGCGCGGCATCGATCGTGGTCGTGCGGTCCACGATCAGCCCGGCATTCGTGAGGAGCAGGGACAGGAAAGCCATCAGCTCCGGCTCGTCCTCGACGATCAATGCGCGCATGTCTGTCCTGTCGGAGTGCAGGGATGGAACGTGATGCCGGACAAGGGGCGGTAGTCCAGACACCGCGCTCCATCCCTACCTCGAAACGGCCAAAAGGCCGTAAGTCAGGGCCGGCTCGGCAAAGCCGGCCACGATCGCGAGATCAGAAGCGGTAGTTCAGACCCGCCTTGACGAGGTGCTCGGTGACGCCGATCCGGGTCCGGTTGGCGCCGAACTGGAAGTTCTGCTTGCCCAGGGAGACGTAATTGTACTCGAGCTTGGCGGTCAGATTGTTGGTGATGCCGTATTCGGCGCCGGCACCGACCACATAGCCCAGCTTGCTCTTCGTCTTCGAGAGCAGGCCGTCGCTCGCCTTCATGTTGCCATAGGCCAGACCGCCCGTGCCGTAGACCAGCACGCGGTCGAAGGCGACGCCGGCGCGCGCCTTCAGGGTGCTCACATAGCGCATGTCGGCGCTGGTGCCGGCGCCTCGCCGCTTGGAGCTGCTGCTGAGGCCGTTCATCGACATGTCGCCTTCCATGCCGAAGACCATGTTGCCGAGCTGCATGTTGTAGCCGAGCTGGCCGCCGAGCAGCACTTCGTTGCGGCTCTTCTTGGCGGCGCCGTCGAAGCGGTCGAACGCCGCGCCGGAGTGGATACCGGCATAGATGCCGTTCCAGTTATAGGTGCGCGGCGCGGTATAGGCCGGCCACTCCTGCGCGCGCGGCAGGGGGCGATCCGCCGCCGCTGCGGGCACCGCGAACAGGGCCAGCAGGCCAAGGCCCGTCATCGGGCGGGTGCGAGACATCAACAACTCCTTGCAGCGGCGGTCATTGCCGCCGACACATCTGCCTGCATCCCTTCCCCGTGGATCGGAGCGGGTCGGCATGCGCAGATTGCGAGCGAAGATTACGGCAGTGTTGCCTACCGAAGAGGCAGGCATCCCGTATCGGGCCGGCGTCAGGCCGCCTGCCGCGGAGCTGCAGCGGGGAAGATGCCCCGGCCGATGTTCCGCGCCTTGTCGAGCAGGACTCCGGGCGAGGTTCCGTCCGGAGGAAGCAGCAGTTCCGACGTGACGACCGTCGCGCCGCAATAGCCGAAGATGCCGTGGTCGATCTCGTCCGTGTGTCGAGCGTCAGAGCACGGGTTCGGCCTGCTTCCCGAGTTCCTCCACCGGAGGAATGCGGCCGCCTTCGAACCAGTAGGCCGCCGCCGCGCGCGACATCGCAGCGCCGTCATGGCCGATCCCGCCGACCGTGATCAGCTGCCAGTTGCAGGGCACACCGAGGCGCGCCGCTTCGGCTCGGGCGAAGTCGAGCATGAAATGGGCGCGGCCATAGCGATGCGGGCCCTGCGCCAGTGCCTCCGCCTGCGCCGGCAGGTTGGGATCGTCGGTGACGATGTCGCGGTCCCCGGCAAAAATGATCATCGGATAGGCGAGCCAGCGGGTGAGCGTGTCACGATCGAGATGGAGCCCGCCGAGCCCTTCCGGGAAGCGACGCTCGAGCACCGGCAGCGTGTACCAACCCGGATTGGAGGCCATCGCGGCGGCGAAGAGTTCGCCGCCTTCCGTCGCCAGCATGCGATGCACGAACTGGCCGCCGGCCGAATGCCCGAAGATGCGGATGACCGGGCTTTCGATCACGCCGCCGGCGCGCAGCGCGTCGAGCACGCGTTCCGGCACCGAATAGAGCCACTGCTCGCGCGGGGCGATCGCGCCGTCCTCGGACACCATCAGGCCGTTATTATAGCCCTCGGCCTTGGGGAAGTGCTCGTCGGGAAAGGTCGGCGCCACGATCAGCAGGCCGTGCTTCTCGGCCGCATCGATCCAGAAATCGCGGTAATCGTCGCCGTTGCGCAGCATGCCGTGCTGCACGACAATGACGGGATCGTTCGGCTGGTGGCGCGCCGGGCGGTAGAAGTTGACGGCGAGCGGCCGGTCAGGATGACGGCTGTCGACGAAGGGCAGCGTGCTGCGCCCGACCGGCGGGTTGAGTGTCGTCGTGGTCATGCGGCCTCCGGAGCCGTGTGCAGGTGGCAGGCGGCGCTGCGGCCGGGCGCGATTTCGGCCAGGACAGGCCGCACCTCGCGGCAGACGGGCATCGCCTGCTCGCAGCGCGGGTGGAAAGGGCAGCCCGGCGGCGGCGCCAGCGGCGACGGCAATTCGCCCTTGAGCGGCTGGAAGGCGCGCTTGCGCCGTGCCGCCGAGGGAATCGCCGCGATCAGTGCCGCGCTATAGGGGTGCGCGGGCTTTGCGAACACCTCGTTCGCCGCTCCGATCTCGACGATGCGGCCGAGATACATGATGGCGACCCGGTCGCTGATATGTCTGACGAGGCCGAGATCGTGGCTGACGAACAGATAGGTCAGGCCATGGCGCTCGCGCACATCCATGAACAGGTTGATGACCTGCGCCTGGATCGAGACGTCGAGCGCCGAGACCGGTTCGTCGCAGACCAGGAAATCCGGCTTCACGGCAAGGGCGCGCGCAATGCCGATGCGCTGGCGCTGCCCGCCCGAGAACTGGTGCGGATAGCGCTCGCGATAGGCGAGATCGAGCCCGACCTCGCTCAGCGCCTGATCAACCGCCGCATCGGTCTCGGCCTTGGGCAGGAGCTTGTGGACGCTCAGCGCCTCGCCGACGATGCGGCTGACCTTCATGCGCGGATCGAGCGAGGCATAGGGGTCCTGGAAGATCATCTGGACCTTGAGCAGGAAATCCAGCCGCTCCTTTCCCCTGAGCCCTGCTACCGGCCGCTGCTCGTAGACGACCTCGCCCGCGCTCGGCTTCAGGATGCCGGTGACGACGCGCGCGAGCGTCGACTTGCCGCAACCGGACTCGCCGACGAGGCCAAGCACCTCGCCGCGCTTGACGCTGAGATCGATGCCGTCGACGGCGCGCAGCACCGGCGGCGCCTTGCCCCGCCCTGTCGCCATCAGGATGCGCTCCGCCAGCGTCGGGCTGCGGCGGAAATGCTTGGTGATGCCCTTGAGTTCGATGACCGGAGCGCTCATGCCGCTTCTCCGAACGGAACCGGGTTGTGGCAGCGGAACCGGTGCTCGCCCTCCCCCGTCGCTATCGGATCCACATCGGCACAGATCGGCTGGACACGAGGGCAGCGCGGCCGGAACGGACAACCGCTCGGACGCCCATCGATCCGCGGCGCGACGCCGTCGATCTGGTTCAGGCGCTCGCCCGGCGCGACATTGGCGGCGGAGGAATTCAGCAGCCCGAGCGTATAGGGGTGGCGCGGCGCATCCAGCACCTCGTCGACCGGGCCGATCTCGACGACGCGGCCGGCATACATCACCGCCACCCGGTCGGCGAGCTCGGCCACCACGGCGAGGTCATGGGTGATCCAGAGCACGGCCGTGCCGGTCTCGCGGGCGAGCTTCTGCACCTCGAACAGGATCTGGCTCTGAATGGTGACGTCGAGCGCCGTCGTCGGCTCGTCGGCGATGATCAGGTCGGGCTTGTTGAGCAGCGCCGTGGCGATGGCGACGCGCTGGCGCATGCCGCCGGAGAATTCGTGCGGGAACTGCTTGAGCCGCGCCTCGGGCGAGGAGATTCCGACGCGCGACAGCGCTTTGGCAGCCTCGGCCAGCGCCTCCTCCCGGCCACAGTCGCGATGCTCCAGGATCGCCTCGCTCATCTGCTCGCCGATGCTGAGCACCGGGTTCAGCGTCATCAGCGGATCCTGGAAGATCATGGCGATGCGGTCGCCGCGCAGGTCGCGCAGGCGCTCTTCGGTCGCGCCGCGCAGATCCTCGCCGTCGAAGCTGATAGTCCCGGCGACGATCTCGCCGGGCGGATCGATCAATCGCACCAACGAGAAGCCGGTCACCGACTTGCCGGAACCGGATTCGCCGACCAGCCCGAGCACCTCGCCCCGTGCGACGCTGAGATCGACGCCGTCGACGGCGGGCCAGGCGCCATCGAGCGCATGGAAGACGGTCCTGAGACCGCGGACTTCGAGCAGGGCTTCGGTCATGAGCGCACGTTGAAACTGCGGCGCAGCCGGTCGCCGACGAGGTTGAGCGAGACGATCAGCAGCACCAGCGCGATGCCGGGGAAGACCGCGATCCAGTATTCGCCCGAGAGCAGGAACTCGAAGCCGTTGGCGATGAGC
Above is a genomic segment from Bosea sp. NBC_00550 containing:
- a CDS encoding response regulator transcription factor produces the protein MRALIVEDEPELMAFLSLLLTNAGLIVDRTTTIDAALSALRTAPFDIAIVDRRLPDGDGLSIVKALSAEETRPAFLILTARDAKTDVIEGLNGGADDYLVKPFEPGELLARLRVIARRRQPKRSLVIAAGNLSIDLEGRNACVGTEPLDLRRRETLILEALVQRVGRVVTRDVLIEAVYGFDDLIESNTLEAQISRLRRKLRDAGAQVEITSLRGIGYMLKTCAPAP
- a CDS encoding outer membrane protein produces the protein MSRTRPMTGLGLLALFAVPAAAADRPLPRAQEWPAYTAPRTYNWNGIYAGIHSGAAFDRFDGAAKKSRNEVLLGGQLGYNMQLGNMVFGMEGDMSMNGLSSSSKRRGAGTSADMRYVSTLKARAGVAFDRVLVYGTGGLAYGNMKASDGLLSKTKSKLGYVVGAGAEYGITNNLTAKLEYNYVSLGKQNFQFGANRTRIGVTEHLVKAGLNYRF
- a CDS encoding esterase family protein; this encodes MTTTTLNPPVGRSTLPFVDSRHPDRPLAVNFYRPARHQPNDPVIVVQHGMLRNGDDYRDFWIDAAEKHGLLIVAPTFPDEHFPKAEGYNNGLMVSEDGAIAPREQWLYSVPERVLDALRAGGVIESPVIRIFGHSAGGQFVHRMLATEGGELFAAAMASNPGWYTLPVLERRFPEGLGGLHLDRDTLTRWLAYPMIIFAGDRDIVTDDPNLPAQAEALAQGPHRYGRAHFMLDFARAEAARLGVPCNWQLITVGGIGHDGAAMSRAAAAYWFEGGRIPPVEELGKQAEPVL
- a CDS encoding ABC transporter ATP-binding protein, which produces MSAPVIELKGITKHFRRSPTLAERILMATGRGKAPPVLRAVDGIDLSVKRGEVLGLVGESGCGKSTLARVVTGILKPSAGEVVYEQRPVAGLRGKERLDFLLKVQMIFQDPYASLDPRMKVSRIVGEALSVHKLLPKAETDAAVDQALSEVGLDLAYRERYPHQFSGGQRQRIGIARALAVKPDFLVCDEPVSALDVSIQAQVINLFMDVRERHGLTYLFVSHDLGLVRHISDRVAIMYLGRIVEIGAANEVFAKPAHPYSAALIAAIPSAARRKRAFQPLKGELPSPLAPPPGCPFHPRCEQAMPVCREVRPVLAEIAPGRSAACHLHTAPEAA
- a CDS encoding ABC transporter ATP-binding protein — its product is MTEALLEVRGLRTVFHALDGAWPAVDGVDLSVARGEVLGLVGESGSGKSVTGFSLVRLIDPPGEIVAGTISFDGEDLRGATEERLRDLRGDRIAMIFQDPLMTLNPVLSIGEQMSEAILEHRDCGREEALAEAAKALSRVGISSPEARLKQFPHEFSGGMRQRVAIATALLNKPDLIIADEPTTALDVTIQSQILFEVQKLARETGTAVLWITHDLAVVAELADRVAVMYAGRVVEIGPVDEVLDAPRHPYTLGLLNSSAANVAPGERLNQIDGVAPRIDGRPSGCPFRPRCPRVQPICADVDPIATGEGEHRFRCHNPVPFGEAA